Proteins from one Malaya genurostris strain Urasoe2022 chromosome 2, Malgen_1.1, whole genome shotgun sequence genomic window:
- the LOC131428714 gene encoding lazarillo protein-like produces the protein MVKVLLQIALMGIVSVPYSTTLNVIGSCRQNLPVQMEFDIVQYMGIWYEIQRYENVNQPNADCVTAQYTLDPTTLEVAILNSMKQLPNQTPLTSQARAILASSNGEAKLKMRYDSTPATSADLDYWILATDYREYAVVWSCRPNGVNSIESAWVLSRNPTLESTALVLANNVVAANLAKDSFRSTQQGSDYCSSAQAVTVTSIIFLVSAFLSIHMKY, from the exons ATGGTAAAGGTCTTATTACAGATTGCGCTTATGGGGATCGTTTCCGTTCCCTACTCTACAACTCTAAACGTGATTGGATCGTGTCGTCAAAATTTACCGGTTCAGATGGAATTCGACATTGTGCAG TATATGGGCATCTGGTACGAAATACAACGTTACGAAAACGTTAACCAGCCAAACGCTGACTGTGTCACTGCTCAGTACACATTGGATCCTACCACTTTAGAAGTCGCCATACTGAACAGTATGAAACAGTTACCTAACCAGACACCATTGACCAGCCAAGCCCGCGCAATACTTGCCTCCAGCAATGGTGAGGCAAAGTTGAAAATGCGTTACGACAGCACCCCAGCAACTTCAGCCGATTTGGATTACTGGATACTAGCAACTGATTACCGGGAATACGCCGTGGTTTGGTCTTGTCGACCAAACGGTGTTAACTCCATAG AATCAGCTTGGGTACTGTCCCGCAATCCGACATTGGAATCGACGGCATTGGTTTTGGCCAATAACGTTGTAGCGGCAAACTTGGCCAAGGACTCATTCAGATCAACTCAACAAGGCAGCGACTACTGCAGTAGTGCTCAAGCAGTCACAGTTACCAGTATTATTTTCTTGGTTTCAGCTTTTTTGTCAATTCAtatgaaatattaa
- the LOC131432088 gene encoding apolipoprotein D-like, which yields MVLQRKFADGALALLAVILSTMAIVALSQRIVEKPCPDSKARPIVQNFDLKKYIAGKWYEILRYDQYFERDCDCGYATYTAETDGSIKVENCCERLPNTSIHCSVGKALVSFPDEVPLEGKLNVTFGGPPNSSNYWIMDTDYDNYAIIYSCKNISHSKSAEAAWVLSKQRTIQPDSRSIVDRLVDKYLSRSDMRVTEQSQSICKYDHNGPN from the exons ATGGTGCTCCAACGAAAGTTTGCTGACGGGGCGCTAGCTCTACTGGCGGTGATTCTGTCAACCATGGCGATCGTCGCCCTGAGTCAACGAATCGTTGAAAAGCCCTGCCCGGATTCAAAAGCCAGGCCGATTGTGCAAAACTTTGACCTGAAAAAA TACATTGCAGGTAAATGGTACGAAATTCTTCGTTACGATCAGTACTTCGAACGGGACTGTGACTGCGGATATGCAACCTACACTGCCGAAACTGACGGGTCCATCAAAGTAGAAAACTGTTGCGAACGATTACCAAACACATCAATCCACTGCTCGGTCGGAAAGGCATTGGTCAGTTTTCCCGATGAAGTTCCTTTGGAAGGGAAATTAAATGTTACATTTGGTGGAC CACCCAATAGTTCCAACTACTGGATCATGGATACCGATTACGACAACTACGCCATTATCTACTCCTGCAAAAACATCTCCCACAGCAAATCAGCCGAAGCGGCGTGGGTACTGTCGAAGCAAAGAACCATTCAGCCGGACAGTCGCTCAATCGTGGACCGGTTGGTGGATAAATATTTGTCCCGGTCCGATATGAGAGTTACGGAACAAAGCCAATCAAT CTGCAAATACGACCACAACGGACCAAACTAG